The sequence TCTGTTTAGTTTATCTTCTTTCAGCAGAAAACTCCCACCTCCACAGGTGGCGAGATGAATGCGGTTTTGTTTACTGTTCAGTGGGTGTTCAAACTCCTGCTGAACAAAGATAAAGCCTCCGGCGGATGTCACGGATTTTGAAAGGAGTCAATTGCGCAAGCGCAATTCAAAATCCAGACACAATTACGCCGAGGCGTAATTGATCTTCTTATCCTTGAAGTTTCACTATTTGCCCTATAACCATCCTTAGTTCTTGTATCGACTCCATTTTAACAGACTTGCTGATTTTTTATATGCATTTTTCAATAGAATATGAAAAGACTATCGAGAAGACCAGTAAAAACCGCTTTTCTCGATAGTCCCTTATTTCGATTCATCATACCAAGGATTTAAGTGAATCAATACTTCATCGACATCTTCATGATGTGCCATAATCGTATCTCGAATTGTCCGAGACACATCATGTCCTTGCTGGATGGTTAATTCAGCGGGGATACCTATACGCAAATCGACGAGAATATAGTGTCCGTGTTCACGAGCACGTAGTCTATCAATCCGTTTGACTTCGGGAATGGTATGGATTAATGCAGCCAACTCATCCAATCTTTGTTGGCTAATATTTTTCTCCATTAGAATGTCCATGGCTTCCTTACCCATTTCATGGGCAAGTTTGATAACTAATACTGACACGATGATACCAGCAACTGGATCGCCGTACGAGAGGTAGTGAAGATCATATATATCCCCAATGAGGGCAAGCCCGATGCCTAAAACGGCTGCGAGGGAAGCATAGACATCGGCGAGATGGTCGTATGCCGTCGCGATGAGTCCTTTACTATTCGCTAATTTACCAAGGCGAATGGTATAGACATACAAGGCCTGTTTCCAGACAAGTGAGATGAAAGCAGTGAGTAATGCTAGGAAGCTTGCTTTCGCTGGTTCCTCAAACAATGCTGAAACTGCTTCATATGCAATGTAAATAGCGGCTAATCCTAAAATAATGGCTACAATGGCGGAACCAATGACTTCCGCTTTTCCATGACCATAAGGATGGTCTTCATCAGCGGGGCGCTTGGAAATACGCATTGAGGTTAGGGCGGCTCCACTGGCAATGACGTCACCGGCATTGTGAAAACCATCTGCAAGTAGAACTGGACTATGAAAGAGAGCTCCGACGATCAATTTAAGAATGGTTAAAAGGATATTACTTATTAAACTGATCCAAACCGCGATAATGGAAGCATTTGTGTAATCCTCTTTTTTCATATCAAACACCCTCCTTTAATATGTTTCCCAGGGGAAACAAAAACCTTTGACAGAATCCTGTCAAAGGTTTTGGCCGTTCAAAATTATATGTTAGATTTCCAGCAATCATATCCATCACTCGCTCAATTAAGACGTTTCCTAAGTATAACACTGCTATTTGGCAACAGCAAGTATCAGGCAGGCCTCTCTTTGTGATGAATCAAATACTCAATTGTTAGAAAGGGTAGTGAAAACAACCACATGCTATGACGTGCAAGCAATGTTCCATCAGCCATTTCACGGACCATGAAATTTTCTTCTATCGGTAATTTAAATAAGTGATTCGCTTTCCATGATAAATAGATGCCTGCGTCTGAATTGGGTGAGCTGATTTTCTTACTCGTTAACTGTAATTCATTTCCGACTTGATGTAATTCCAAAATGCCGGTCATTGTTGAAAAGGGAAGTGGTAGGGCAATATTCATGTAGGTCCGACCGGCATGCGTATGTTCTGCGTATAATGCGACAAATGCAGTGTTTTTATCGATTTTACGTACCCAAGCTCTAACATTTTTCCTTCCGTCGACGCCATCTCGAAGTGCGAGCACATCTCCAGTCATTTCAACTTGTCGATTGTGAACAGGCAAATTGATCTGCTGTGTTTGACGACTTATCAATGCGTAAAGAAAGGCAACTGGTTTAAACCAAGTACGCCATTTCACAGTTGTGAATAACCGATAATCAGTCGTGTTTTCATAGAAATGAATAATGCCGGGCGATATGGTCACACACTGATAGACATCCATGTCGTCAACAAGTCCCGAGTGATTTGTATCGACTTTATTATCCAAAATTTGTTCTCCAATCATCCATTTCCCGCGAATATGACTAACGGGAAAAGTAGGGCCGTCAAAAGATGTGGTAGGAGTGGACAACGACCAGCCGACAATTCCACATAGTGCAAATACTAGACAGTTCAATACGCCATGAAAACGAAGCATGAAATCAATATCGACAGCAGTTAAACCGAAGCCATTCCCAAGCGCATATAGTAGTGAGAAAATGATTGTCACGCCAAGTGCACCAAAGGACATTCGGACCATCCATTTTTGCAAGGTATTGGTGAAAGGAGTTTTCCAAGCTATAAAAATTAACCCACCGAGACCTATTATGTATAAAATAACGGACAGCAGTTCAATCCATCGAGAAAACGTAATTCCAATCGCCACAATCATTGGTGACGCAAGAATGATGGAACAGACAGCCCCATATAATCGAGGTTTATAGAGCCTGCCTGCAAATCCCATGAAAATCGGTAACAAAAATGCTGAGTAATGAAAATGGATTCCTGTTAACCAAGTGATGAGCGGACTAAAGCCTGTATTAATACCAGTTATGTAGGCGAAGAACCAAGCTCCACCAAGTGCTACATAGATGAGCCCTGCATCAATCGAAAATTCTTCTATATTTGAAAAACCTCTGTTGAAAAAGCGTGATAATCCATACAGTGCAATGACAATTGTAAACAATAAATACACTGCAGCTAGTAGAATATCCCACTTTGAAGCAGGCGTTATTTGCAGTAGCGCAACTGCTGTATAAGCTGGAATGGCAAAAT comes from Sporosarcina sp. FSL K6-3457 and encodes:
- a CDS encoding YndJ family protein, whose amino-acid sequence is MKIRNFAIVHVLLFLTVAMLSENPWPFLMLTVAQLVYVPIALRLIWIKFDWFAKRYWYFAIPAYTAVALLQITPASKWDILLAAVYLLFTIVIALYGLSRFFNRGFSNIEEFSIDAGLIYVALGGAWFFAYITGINTGFSPLITWLTGIHFHYSAFLLPIFMGFAGRLYKPRLYGAVCSIILASPMIVAIGITFSRWIELLSVILYIIGLGGLIFIAWKTPFTNTLQKWMVRMSFGALGVTIIFSLLYALGNGFGLTAVDIDFMLRFHGVLNCLVFALCGIVGWSLSTPTTSFDGPTFPVSHIRGKWMIGEQILDNKVDTNHSGLVDDMDVYQCVTISPGIIHFYENTTDYRLFTTVKWRTWFKPVAFLYALISRQTQQINLPVHNRQVEMTGDVLALRDGVDGRKNVRAWVRKIDKNTAFVALYAEHTHAGRTYMNIALPLPFSTMTGILELHQVGNELQLTSKKISSPNSDAGIYLSWKANHLFKLPIEENFMVREMADGTLLARHSMWLFSLPFLTIEYLIHHKERPA
- a CDS encoding cation diffusion facilitator family transporter gives rise to the protein MKKEDYTNASIIAVWISLISNILLTILKLIVGALFHSPVLLADGFHNAGDVIASGAALTSMRISKRPADEDHPYGHGKAEVIGSAIVAIILGLAAIYIAYEAVSALFEEPAKASFLALLTAFISLVWKQALYVYTIRLGKLANSKGLIATAYDHLADVYASLAAVLGIGLALIGDIYDLHYLSYGDPVAGIIVSVLVIKLAHEMGKEAMDILMEKNISQQRLDELAALIHTIPEVKRIDRLRAREHGHYILVDLRIGIPAELTIQQGHDVSRTIRDTIMAHHEDVDEVLIHLNPWYDESK